A window of the Acaryochloris thomasi RCC1774 genome harbors these coding sequences:
- the modA gene encoding molybdate ABC transporter substrate-binding protein: MQRCQFSAWFMAGLLACLLVSCSSSSLTSTEQTTSVTITVSAAASLQEALDGIATQFNTAHPTIAIDYNFGASGALQRQIEQGAPADVFCSAATKQMNALSEKGIVQPDSQRNLVTNSLVLIAPTNSNYEITDLTQLRDIDISRFAVGEFRSVPAGQYAQQVFTKLDLLDPLRTKFVFGNTVRNVLAAVENGNAELGMVYATDAALSQQVKVLTTVPEDSHLPIVYPVAMIQSTAHSEAAQAFINFLITDAAQQTFEEFGFGRA, encoded by the coding sequence ATGCAACGCTGCCAATTTTCTGCCTGGTTCATGGCAGGTTTGCTCGCTTGTTTACTGGTGAGCTGCAGCTCCAGTTCTCTGACCTCTACCGAACAGACGACCTCCGTGACGATCACAGTGTCTGCTGCTGCGAGTTTGCAAGAGGCACTTGATGGGATCGCAACTCAGTTCAATACCGCCCATCCCACCATTGCAATTGACTATAATTTTGGTGCTTCCGGTGCGCTCCAGCGGCAAATCGAGCAGGGCGCACCGGCCGACGTTTTTTGCTCCGCTGCTACAAAACAAATGAATGCACTGTCAGAGAAAGGGATTGTTCAACCCGACAGTCAACGAAATTTAGTAACCAACAGTCTGGTACTGATTGCTCCCACAAACTCTAATTACGAGATCACGGACCTGACTCAGCTCAGAGACATTGATATCAGTCGCTTCGCCGTCGGTGAATTTCGCAGCGTCCCCGCCGGACAATATGCCCAGCAAGTGTTCACAAAATTGGACCTGCTAGACCCCCTACGAACTAAATTTGTCTTCGGCAACACTGTTCGCAATGTCCTCGCCGCCGTGGAAAACGGTAATGCTGAACTGGGTATGGTGTATGCGACTGATGCAGCTCTTTCTCAGCAGGTAAAGGTGCTGACAACGGTCCCTGAAGACTCTCATCTACCGATCGTATATCCAGTTGCGATGATCCAAAGCACCGCTCACTCAGAAGCGGCTCAAGCCTTCATTAATTTTCTGATCACGGATGCCGCTCAACAAACCTTCGAAGAATTTGGATTTGGCCGTGCTTAG
- a CDS encoding integrase: MNAIRKGQGIGVEKGDIRAQNHFISEIFGVGV; the protein is encoded by the coding sequence ATGAATGCCATCCGTAAAGGACAGGGCATCGGTGTTGAGAAAGGAGACATTCGCGCTCAGAATCACTTCATTTCTGAGATCTTTGGGGTAGGTGTATAA
- a CDS encoding CP12 domain-containing protein, translating to MTHAITSPKAASLYALIPIADSQARCKPDSALETTFAAALEPARRLTDMYGTQNIEVTVAWEVIGELGRAITRQRLSVQTAFDRYCAANPDAPEARIYDV from the coding sequence ATGACTCATGCGATTACATCCCCTAAAGCAGCATCACTCTACGCACTTATTCCTATTGCTGATTCACAAGCCCGATGCAAACCTGATTCTGCTCTTGAAACAACCTTTGCCGCAGCGCTCGAACCTGCTCGTCGTCTGACAGATATGTATGGCACTCAAAATATTGAGGTAACGGTTGCTTGGGAAGTGATTGGGGAGTTGGGGAGAGCCATCACTCGTCAACGGCTCTCGGTACAGACTGCATTTGACCGCTACTGTGCCGCGAATCCAGATGCACCCGAAGCTCGGATATATGACGTTTAA
- a CDS encoding LmeA family phospholipid-binding protein: MFANLSIPMNATAQGVDQFVSKVMTGAIAALLKRTEKLDVRVRAEPVAKLFHGSIDGFDFIGQGLLMHSGLQVDRMEFYLQALSIDFGALLRGQVQLRQSTQSSMRVVLTEEDLTAAFNASFLTEKLQQLSYGGQPLLFEKTRISINEDQFLRMQSWVYFGQVEQMLEIDITARLDFKGRRKLQFVEVTYGGDQRAIELGQMLTRHVNNLMDLDQFSFDGMKRRVDLLRLKDQQLTPYGVAYMEKFPQQHG; encoded by the coding sequence ATGTTCGCTAATCTTTCAATTCCGATGAATGCTACAGCTCAGGGCGTCGATCAGTTCGTCAGTAAAGTTATGACGGGCGCGATCGCAGCGCTGCTAAAGCGAACAGAAAAGCTAGACGTTAGGGTCAGAGCAGAACCTGTTGCAAAGCTGTTTCACGGCAGTATTGATGGGTTTGATTTTATTGGTCAGGGTCTATTGATGCATAGCGGTCTCCAAGTAGACCGCATGGAGTTTTACCTGCAGGCACTCTCCATTGACTTTGGCGCTCTCTTGCGGGGACAAGTCCAACTTCGGCAATCAACCCAGTCTTCTATGCGGGTTGTATTGACAGAAGAGGATTTGACAGCCGCCTTCAACGCATCTTTTCTCACGGAAAAACTGCAGCAGCTTTCCTATGGCGGACAGCCGCTTTTGTTCGAGAAAACACGAATTAGTATCAACGAAGATCAGTTCCTGCGGATGCAAAGCTGGGTCTACTTCGGTCAGGTCGAACAAATGCTGGAAATCGACATCACGGCTCGTCTGGATTTTAAGGGCCGGCGCAAGCTCCAGTTTGTAGAGGTGACCTACGGTGGCGATCAGAGGGCCATAGAGCTGGGTCAGATGTTGACTCGTCACGTCAATAATCTAATGGATTTAGACCAGTTTAGCTTTGATGGGATGAAGCGTCGCGTGGATTTACTGCGACTGAAAGATCAACAACTTACCCCCTATGGCGTTGCCTACATGGAAAAATTTCCACAGCAGCATGGTTAA
- a CDS encoding diflavin flavoprotein: MATLSAPASDRPLNGRLTIQSQEIGAETLALRCLDWNRDRFDIEFGLEDGTTYNSFLIYGEKTALIDTSHAKFGRLYLDALAKNIDWFDLDYLIVSHTEPDHSGLVKEVLALAPKVTVVGAKVAIQFLENMVHQPFYSQVVKQGDRIDLGNDHELTFVSAPNLHWPDTILTHDAKTNILFTCDVFGMHYCNDLLYDEEPDRLAPHFQYYYDCLMRPNSRSVLSALKRTANLNVQTIATGHGPLLEQHIPDWIDRYRDWSEQQAQLDQLVVVFYEDGYGHGEILAQGIAQGITKTGVVVECVDLETADPHDLRELVQMAAGIVLGMPSQSNLATAHTALSSILAAVHRKQTVGLFESGGGEDEPIYPLRSTLQEMGLTEAFSPILVKDTPDRDLMQHCEEAGIDLGQWLTRDRTIQEIKALDTDLELALGRLSGGLYILTAQKGEVSNAMLASWVTQASLEPLGVAVAVAKDRAIESLLQVGDRFVLNILAEETAQHLMRHFLKRFPPGGDRFAGVKVYASSHGASILAEALAYLECQVTSRLECSDHWVIYSTVEQGRVSNLDGLTAVRHRKVGNHY; the protein is encoded by the coding sequence ATGGCGACTCTATCTGCACCAGCAAGTGATAGACCACTCAATGGGCGACTGACGATTCAGTCCCAAGAAATTGGGGCAGAGACCCTGGCGCTGCGCTGCCTAGATTGGAATCGAGATCGCTTTGATATTGAGTTTGGTCTTGAGGATGGCACCACCTACAACTCATTCTTGATATATGGCGAAAAGACGGCCTTAATCGATACCAGCCACGCTAAATTTGGCCGTCTATATCTAGATGCGCTGGCCAAAAATATTGATTGGTTTGACCTGGACTACTTGATCGTGAGCCATACGGAGCCAGACCACAGTGGTCTTGTGAAGGAGGTGCTGGCCCTAGCGCCCAAGGTCACGGTGGTGGGTGCCAAGGTGGCGATTCAGTTTCTCGAAAATATGGTCCACCAGCCCTTCTATTCCCAAGTGGTGAAACAGGGAGATCGCATCGATTTGGGAAACGACCATGAATTGACCTTTGTCTCAGCCCCCAACCTACACTGGCCGGATACAATTTTGACCCACGACGCCAAAACGAACATCCTGTTCACTTGTGACGTCTTTGGGATGCACTATTGCAACGATCTGCTTTATGACGAAGAACCGGATCGTCTGGCACCTCATTTTCAGTACTACTACGACTGCTTGATGCGTCCCAATTCCCGCTCAGTGTTGAGCGCCCTCAAGCGAACTGCGAATCTCAATGTCCAAACTATTGCCACAGGGCACGGTCCCCTTCTTGAGCAGCATATCCCGGACTGGATAGACCGTTATCGAGATTGGAGCGAACAGCAAGCTCAGCTCGATCAACTCGTGGTTGTGTTTTATGAAGACGGCTATGGTCACGGAGAAATATTGGCCCAAGGCATTGCCCAAGGCATCACCAAAACAGGAGTGGTGGTTGAATGTGTTGATCTCGAGACTGCAGACCCCCATGACCTGAGAGAACTCGTTCAAATGGCAGCTGGAATTGTATTGGGAATGCCGTCACAATCAAATCTAGCCACGGCCCACACTGCGTTGAGCAGCATCCTGGCAGCGGTACACCGGAAACAGACCGTTGGCCTATTTGAGTCTGGTGGCGGTGAAGATGAACCCATTTATCCTCTCCGCAGTACCTTACAAGAAATGGGGCTGACCGAGGCTTTCTCGCCGATTTTAGTGAAGGATACTCCCGACCGAGATCTAATGCAGCATTGCGAGGAAGCAGGGATTGATTTAGGCCAGTGGCTCACGCGAGATCGAACCATTCAGGAGATCAAGGCTTTAGACACAGACTTAGAGCTTGCCCTCGGACGCCTCAGCGGTGGACTTTACATTCTGACGGCCCAAAAGGGAGAGGTGTCGAATGCGATGCTGGCTTCCTGGGTAACCCAGGCCAGCCTAGAGCCGTTAGGGGTGGCAGTAGCTGTTGCAAAAGATCGGGCCATTGAGTCATTGCTGCAGGTGGGCGATCGCTTTGTTCTGAATATTTTGGCGGAGGAGACGGCTCAGCACCTGATGCGACATTTCCTGAAGCGCTTTCCTCCAGGAGGCGATCGGTTTGCCGGAGTCAAGGTCTATGCCTCAAGTCACGGGGCCTCTATTTTGGCAGAGGCACTCGCGTATTTGGAATGTCAGGTGACCAGCCGTTTGGAGTGCAGCGATCACTGGGTCATCTACAGCACCGTTGAACAGGGCCGGGTCTCTAATTTAGATGGCTTGACCGCTGTTCGCCATCGTAAGGTCGGTAATCATTATTAA
- a CDS encoding phosphate-starvation-inducible PsiE family protein, whose protein sequence is MSLLDTPILNRIRWVNRSNIVSSLEFVQDLIVICLCIGLFGFMVLQLRDMFMSLLPPLDLPNVTADILFILILVELFRLLIIYLRERRVSIGVTVEVSIVSALREVIVNGILEIPWLQVLMTCLFLGTLALLLVVRVWLPPTFEGINPEEQLSQRRRSELQNDSQQKHSIPNGYSAEN, encoded by the coding sequence ATGAGCCTTCTAGACACGCCCATACTTAACAGAATTCGTTGGGTCAACCGCAGTAATATCGTCAGCTCCCTAGAATTTGTTCAGGATCTGATTGTCATTTGCCTTTGTATTGGCCTGTTTGGCTTTATGGTGCTACAGCTTCGGGATATGTTCATGTCTTTGCTGCCACCGCTCGATCTCCCCAATGTGACTGCAGACATTCTGTTCATCCTGATTTTAGTCGAGCTGTTTCGACTACTCATCATTTACCTGCGGGAGAGGCGTGTTTCCATCGGTGTGACGGTGGAAGTCTCCATTGTTTCGGCGCTCCGAGAAGTCATTGTAAACGGCATTCTAGAGATTCCCTGGCTGCAGGTCTTGATGACTTGCTTGTTTCTTGGCACCCTGGCACTCCTGCTGGTGGTGCGGGTCTGGCTGCCCCCTACCTTTGAGGGCATTAACCCCGAAGAACAACTCTCTCAACGCCGTCGCAGCGAACTACAAAATGACTCGCAGCAAAAGCATTCAATCCCCAATGGATATAGCGCTGAAAATTGA
- a CDS encoding diflavin flavoprotein — MIFSPPSVTTRPRDVQVQDIGAQTFALRSRTWEQLKFEIEYAREKGTTANSYLIRAQKTALIDPPGASFTDIYLEALENCIPLHRVDYVIVQHVNPNRLATLKVLLAKATQARIICTKPAALALEQAMAEWSDRIQAVRDGDTLALGKDHDLKFAFIPTPRWADGLCTYDAGTQILYTDKLFGAHLCGDELWDIHWQSLESDRKYYFDCLHAMQAKQVEATVAKLTDYPARMYAPGHGPLIRYSLSRLTAIYTEWCQQQQQQDFKVILLYASAYGNTARAADAIAQGLIQSGIQVQSINCEHADPVDLATLIEDSDGIIIGSPTLGGHAPIQIQTALSTVLATASYRKLVGVFGSYGWSGEAIDFIERKLKDANFSFGFETLRIRFSPTEAVLKDCQAAGVTFATALQKHRKKRVFSKPLLVQKVDRTAQAMGRVIGSICVVTYRTATGHRSILTSWVSQATFTPPGIMLAIASERGLDDVLQPNTPFVLNLLQHGRTLRQHFFRDRVSNPTVIPTLSTECTEQGGLVLTESVAYLECRTQQRMLCGDRWLIYATVERGKVLDASGKTAIHYRVSGHEE; from the coding sequence ATGATTTTCAGTCCACCCTCAGTAACCACTCGCCCCCGTGATGTCCAAGTTCAAGACATTGGTGCTCAAACCTTCGCGCTCAGGTCACGAACCTGGGAACAGCTTAAGTTTGAGATAGAATATGCCCGCGAGAAAGGCACCACTGCCAATTCCTATCTGATTCGCGCCCAGAAAACAGCTCTAATTGACCCTCCCGGTGCTTCATTTACTGACATTTATCTGGAAGCTCTGGAAAACTGTATCCCGCTGCACCGGGTGGATTATGTGATTGTGCAGCACGTCAATCCCAATCGGCTGGCAACCCTCAAAGTTCTACTAGCAAAAGCAACTCAGGCTCGAATTATTTGTACCAAGCCCGCTGCTCTTGCACTTGAACAAGCGATGGCAGAATGGTCAGACCGGATTCAGGCGGTCCGGGATGGCGATACGCTGGCACTCGGCAAGGACCACGATCTCAAGTTTGCCTTTATCCCCACTCCCCGTTGGGCAGATGGATTATGTACCTATGATGCCGGCACCCAAATTTTATACACCGATAAACTCTTTGGCGCGCATCTATGCGGAGATGAGCTTTGGGATATTCATTGGCAGTCTCTAGAAAGCGATCGCAAATATTATTTTGATTGTCTCCATGCCATGCAAGCCAAGCAGGTCGAAGCGACGGTGGCTAAACTGACTGACTATCCAGCTCGTATGTATGCACCAGGGCACGGTCCTCTGATTCGCTATAGTCTCAGCCGTTTGACGGCAATCTATACCGAATGGTGTCAGCAACAACAACAGCAGGATTTCAAGGTGATTCTGCTCTACGCTTCTGCCTATGGGAACACCGCCCGTGCTGCCGATGCGATCGCTCAAGGGTTAATTCAGTCGGGGATTCAGGTGCAGTCTATCAACTGCGAACACGCCGACCCAGTGGACTTGGCGACCTTGATTGAAGATAGTGACGGCATTATCATTGGTTCCCCCACCTTGGGTGGCCATGCCCCCATCCAAATTCAAACCGCGCTCAGTACTGTATTAGCCACGGCAAGCTATCGGAAGCTAGTGGGCGTATTTGGCTCCTATGGCTGGAGTGGGGAGGCGATCGATTTTATTGAGCGCAAGCTCAAGGACGCCAACTTCAGCTTTGGTTTTGAGACCTTACGGATTCGGTTCAGCCCTACGGAAGCAGTTCTGAAAGACTGTCAAGCAGCGGGTGTAACGTTTGCGACCGCCCTCCAGAAACATCGAAAGAAGCGGGTCTTTTCCAAGCCGCTGTTAGTGCAGAAGGTCGATCGCACCGCCCAGGCAATGGGGCGCGTGATTGGCTCCATCTGTGTCGTGACCTATCGGACGGCAACGGGACATCGCAGCATTTTAACCTCTTGGGTGTCTCAGGCGACTTTTACGCCGCCCGGTATTATGCTTGCTATCGCATCCGAGCGGGGGCTAGATGATGTGCTTCAGCCGAATACTCCATTTGTGCTTAATTTGCTGCAACACGGACGTACTTTGCGGCAGCACTTTTTCAGAGATCGCGTGTCTAACCCCACGGTAATTCCTACGCTGAGTACGGAATGTACAGAGCAAGGTGGACTCGTGCTCACCGAGTCCGTCGCCTATTTAGAGTGTAGAACCCAGCAGCGCATGCTGTGCGGCGATCGCTGGTTAATTTATGCCACGGTAGAGCGGGGCAAGGTGTTAGATGCCTCTGGGAAAACCGCCATTCACTATCGGGTTTCAGGCCACGAAGAATAA